One Mercenaria mercenaria strain notata chromosome 12, MADL_Memer_1, whole genome shotgun sequence DNA segment encodes these proteins:
- the LOC123539835 gene encoding uncharacterized protein K02A2.6-like: METQSNPRMDWESNDLPNAFKRFKEHAEFMFGGPLEKKTEESKCNYLMLWVGEKGRQIFSTWNIDAEAKKLLQTYYDGFANYCAPKSNHIYSRYKFKSRIQQEGEVFEQFVTELKILIKDCGYPDTITDEMIRDHIVFGIRSHKIREKLISEGSGLTLEKCMDIARTYELSQTQVKDINCQSQSVNAIGRTAMHRAAQKKSRSTMQQTYSRNPQDRQQRPFQGKQQGGQYDTHRTSNFCDNCGNSKHGYNDICPAKGKFCDYCAKPNHFAKVCRRRKLDNNKINEVTHFDTTSDLEYSSLNTPSHDDEFYVNTVEHDHITNQAFATITIGTTPISMKIDSGAQVNCLPRSVYASLKIAGPLTPNQKRLTGYDGKPLRVDGIIKLPLKYNGQTFYEEFYIVDTRSQPIIGLQTCLKLNVMKLVLAVGSDSHPTKESVLGQYPDIFQGIGQLPGECQIHLREDATPVIHPPRKVPIAIKDKLKAELDHMESQDIIAKVTEPTEWVNSLVTVEKSNGSLRICLDPKDLNNAIKRPHYPNKTLDDILPELSHATVFSKFDARSGYWSIKLTEESSYLTCFNTPFQRYRFLRLPFGISCANDLFQSKMDQCLENLPGVTTIVDDIVVYGKDHTEHNTNLHMFMQRCREMGIKLNPDKTEIGKSEIPFFGHLLTSEGLKMDPSKVKAIEQMPSPTTKSELQTVLGMVTYLQRFAPNLSEITTPLRQLLSKDVEFRWDTPHEDAFQKVKQLITQSPGPILAYFDPKHKATLQVDASKYGLAAVLMQNDKPISFASKALTPTEVNYAQITKELYAILFGCKRFHQYTYGRRITCQTDHKPLLAIWKKDLHSAPPRLQRMLLQLQQYDIDLVFVPGKNIPLADTLSRKFLPDKYPEIADDLEYHVHAVMSNLPVSDSKMQLIRSTTQSDSQMQHLSNVILDGWPNDRANCPSQVLEFWNYRDELSVIDGIILKRSKILIPKQLRPMMLEKIHDSHLGVDKCTQRAKEILFWPSMYKDITAKVLSCPICIQHRCSNTKEPLQPTEIPDRPWQVCSTDLFYWNNNDYILLVDAYSRYFEVSQLSSARSKSVIDKLKGYFSRHGIPEVLYSDNGPCYDSSEFKEFSHAYDFLMSLPPQVTSQEMD; this comes from the coding sequence ATGGAAACACAAAGCAATCCCAGGATGGATTGGGAATCAAATGACTTGCCAAATGCGTTTAAGCGTTTTAAAGAACATGCCGAATTTATGTTTGGTGGACCCCTAGAAAAGAAAACCGAGGAATCAAAATGCAATTATCTAATGCTTTGGGTAGGGGAAAAAGGACGGCAGATATTCTCAACATGGAACATTGACGCAGAAGCAAAGAAGTTATTGCAAACATATTATGATGGTTTCGCAAACTACTGTGCACCAAAGTCAAACCACATATACAGCAGATACAAGTTTAAATCGCGAATTCAGCAAGAAGGAGAAGTCTTTGAACAGTTTGTAACGGAACTGAAAATCCTTATTAAGGACTGTGGATATCCAGACACAATCACTGACGAAATGATCAGAGATCACATAGTGTTTGGAATACGCTCGCACAAAATACGAGAAAAACTCATCAGCGAAGGATCGGGACTTACACTTGAAAAGTGCATGGATATAGCACGGACTTATGAGCTGAGTCAAACTCAGGTCAAGGACATTAATTGTCAATCCCAGTCGGTGAATGCTATCGGACGAACCGCAATGCACAGGGCAGCGCAGAAGAAATCACGGAGTACAATGCAACAGACTTATTCCAGAAACCCCCAAGATCGCCAACAGAGACCATTTCAAGGGAAACAACAAGGTGGACAATATGACACGCATAGGACTAGCAATTTCTGTGACAATTGTGGGAATTCAAAGCATGGATATAATGACATATGTCCCGCTAAAGGGAAATTTTGTGATTATTGTGCCAAACCTAATCATTTTGCCAAAGTATGCAGAAGGAGAAAGCttgacaacaacaaaatcaatGAGGTAACGCATTTTGATACTACATCTGATCTTGAATATTCCTCCCTAAACACCCCTTCCCATGATGATGAATTCTATGTCAATACAGTTGAGCATGATCATATCACAAATCAAGCATTTGCCACAATCACAATTGGTACAACACCAATTtccatgaaaattgatagcggTGCACAGGTAAACTGCCTTCCAAGGTCCGTTTATGCATCTCTTAAGATTGCAGGCCCACTAACACCTAATCAGAAGCGTTTAACAGGCTATGACGGAAAGCCGTTAAGGGTGGATGGTATCATCAAATTGCCATTAAAATACAATGGGCAAACATTTTATGAAGAGTTCTATATAGTAGATACCAGGTCACAACCCATAATAGGTTTACAAACATGTTTGAAACTTAATGTCATGAAGTTGGTCCTAGCTGTGGGCTCAGACTCGCATCCAACAAAAGAGTCAGTACTAGGTCAATACCCGGATATATTTCAAGGTATAGGGCAACTACCTGGTGAATGTCAAATACATTTACGCGAGGATGCAACTCCAGTTATACATCCTCCACGAAAAGTGCCCATAGCAATTAAGGACAAGCTCAAGGCAGAGCTCGACCATATGGAATCCCAGGACATAATCGCTAAGGTCACAGAGCCAACTGAATGGGTCAACAGTCTTGTCACTGTTGAAAAATCTAATGGATCTCTGAGAATCTGCTTAGACCCGAAAGACCTGAACAATGCCATTAAGAGACCACACTACCCAAACAAGACCCTTGATGACATACTTCCTGAATTGTCACATGCTACAGTGTTCTCTAAATTTGACGCTCGTAGTGGTTACTGGTCCATAAAACTTACAGAGGAGTCTTCATACCTTACATGCTTTAACACGCCATTTCAAAGATATCGTTTTCTACGGTTACCCTTTGGAATTTCATGTGCAAATGATTTGTTTCAATCAAAAATGGATCAGTGCCTTGAAAATCTGCCAGGTGTAACGACAATTGTTGATGATATTGTGGTTTATGGTAAAGACCATACTGAACACAACACAAATCTCCACATGTTCATGCAAAGATGTCGAGAAATGGGCATCAAGTTAAACCCAGATAAGACAGAGATAGGGAAAAGTGAAATACCCTTTTTCGGTCACCTTCTCACATCTGAAGGTTTAAAAATGGACCCATCCAAGGTTAAAGCCATTGAACAGATGCCTTCACCCACAACAAAGTCAGAACTTCAAACAGTACTTGGGATGGTAACATATCTGCAAAGATTTGCACCTAATCTATCAGAAATAACTACCCCTTTAAGACAACTTTTGTCTAAAGATGTTGAATTCAGATGGGATACACCCCATGAAGATGCATTTCAAAAGGTCAAACAGCTCATTACGCAAAGCCCAGGTCCTATCCTCGCATACTTTGACCCAAAACATAAGGCTACTCTGCAAGTCGACGCTTCCAAATATGGCCTTGCTGCAGTTCTCATGCAAAATGACAAGCCAATTTCATTTGCATCAAAAGCATTAACACCCACAGAAGTCAATTATGCGCAAATCACAAAAGAGCTATATGCTATACTATTTGGCTGCAAGCGCTTTCACCAGTACACATATGGTAGACGTATCACATGCCAAACAGACCACAAGCCACTCCTTGCTATCTGGAAAAAAGACTTGCATTCTGCACCTCCTCGCCTACAGCGCATGCTGTTACAGCTGCAGCAATATGATATAGATCTGGTATTCGTGCCGGGAAAAAACATCCCCCTAGCAGATACTTTATCTCGCAAATTTTTACCTGACAAATATCCAGAAATTGCAGATGACTTAGAGTATCATGTACATGCAGTCATGTCCAACTTACCTGTGAGTGACAGTAAAATGCAATTAATCAGGTCAACAACTCAATCAGATTCGCAAATGCAACATCTATCCAATGTCATTTTAGATGGTTGGCCAAATGATAGAGCCAATTGCCCCAGTCAAGTATTAGAATTTTGGAATTATAGAGACGAACTATCTGTGATTGATGGCATCATCTTGAAAAGGTCAAAAATCTTGATTCCAAAACAATTAAGGCCAATGATGCTTGAAAAAATTCATGACTCACACTTAGGTGTAGACAAATGTACACAGCGTGCGAAAGAAATACTTTTCTGGCCTAGTATGTACAAAGACATAACAGCAAAAGTACTAAGCTGCCCAATATGCATACAACACAGGTGTTCAAACACTAAAGAACCTCTGCAACCTACAGAAATTCCCGATAGGCCATGGCAAGTTTGCTCTACAGATTTATTTTACTGGAACAACAATGATTACATACTGCTAGTCGATGCATACAGTAGATATTTCGAGGTCAGTCAGCTTTCTAGTGCAAGGTCAAAATCTGTGATTGATAAACTCAAAGGTTATTTTAGCCGCCATGGTATTCCGGAAGTGTTATACTCAGATAATGGGCCTTGTTACGATAGTTCAGAGTTCAAAGAGTTTTCACACGCATATGATTTTCTCATGTCACTTCCTCCCCAGGTCACCAGTCAGGAAATGGATTAG